The segment CAGGCAACAAATCCGGGTGGATTATTTTAACCAAATCCTGAAGTATTAAATCCGGGCGCAAATACCCCAATTCTAAAAACTCGCTTCCCCCTTTGGCCCCTTTGCGTGCATCGTACGTATAGACCTGGCTTGTTTGGAAAGGCCTGAATTTGGCGTAGCGCTTATCGGCCGATTCAATTTCCTTTAATGATTTGAAAGAAGCCACCCCGATCCATAGATCAGCCTTATATGCTTTTTCGTACACCGATTCAAAGCTCAACTGAAGGAACCCATTCGATGTGTTTTCTTCCCACAAGTAATGCCCACCGGCATCGGATATTAATTGGGCAGCAAAATTTTTCCCGCCCGGCAAAAACCATGTATCGCCATAAACAATACCGCTCATTACGGTTGGTTTTGTTTGTGTGTGCGCAGCCTTTTCTTTAGTTCGTTGATAAGCCTGTTCAATTGACCGAAATACCGAATCTGCCAGTTTCTCTTTGTTGAAAAACGGTGCAATAAATTTTATCCATTCAGCCCTGCCGAGAGGATGCTCTTCCAGGTACTCAGCATTAATAATAACGGGTGATCCCAGTTCCTCAATTTTTTTAAACTGCCCGAAATCCCCCGACAGGGAATAGGCCATAACAAGGTCCGGTTTTAGTGTTGCGATCCGCTCAATGTCCATCCCTTTATCAATCCCCAATTCAACTATTTCACCTTTATCAATGCGTGCCCTCATTTTTTCTGAACTGATATAGTCGGTAGTAGGAAAGCCAATCAGGGCATTGCTCTCGTTAAGGTAATCCAACA is part of the Cyclobacteriaceae bacterium genome and harbors:
- a CDS encoding ABC transporter substrate-binding protein, which translates into the protein MFALLVSCTAKKEPIKDDNSGITQKHLLYAKGFTISYTKNSTLIEVTQPYPGAALPLKYLLVKQGEEIPPYDSETRVITVPISKIVCTSTTHIPLLDYLNESNALIGFPTTDYISSEKMRARIDKGEIVELGIDKGMDIERIATLKPDLVMAYSLSGDFGQFKKIEELGSPVIINAEYLEEHPLGRAEWIKFIAPFFNKEKLADSVFRSIEQAYQRTKEKAAHTQTKPTVMSGIVYGDTWFLPGGKNFAAQLISDAGGHYLWEENTSNGFLQLSFESVYEKAYKADLWIGVASFKSLKEIESADKRYAKFRPFQTSQVYTYDARKGAKGGSEFLELGYLRPDLILQDLVKIIHPDLLPEHTLYFHKKLQ